The Scyliorhinus canicula chromosome 13, sScyCan1.1, whole genome shotgun sequence genome contains a region encoding:
- the fam43a gene encoding protein FAM43A, which yields MLPWKKNKFDLIEKKQPKPLGYSVTLNCNTLTSFTRACPDVVTESALNRVCSMFKSRRRKIKITGEDPTYTVLYLGNATTIQSKGEGCADVAVTKIWCKSEQGKNGTKMKLTISSQGIRMVHVDGKAKRPGHLYLLHRITYCVAEPSSPKIFAWIYRHELKHKAVMLRCHAVLVSKAEKAKAMALLLYQTSSNALAEFKRLKRRDDARHQQQRLIGEQTIPLVPLRKLLNGQCSYKPPVERSRSAPKLGSITEDLVGEEEEEEKAELEGSVEYEDILEGAEPADRNQQQDLSELISDLGELSIGNDVQLLRADLRVTRLLSGESTSSESSLGSGASEQEPGTGLDGSEDGDSHEMG from the coding sequence ATGTTACcttggaagaaaaataaattcGACTTAATCGAGAAGAAGCAGCCGAAGCCGCTGGGTTACTCGGTGACTCTGAACTGTAACACCCTCACTTCCTTCACCCGTGCCTGCCCAGACGTGGTGACAGAGAGTGCCCTCAACCGGGTGTGCAGCATGTTCAAATCCAGGAGgaggaagattaaaatcaccggGGAAGATCCCACCTACACGGTGCTGTACCTGGGCAACGCCACCACCATCCAGTCCAAAGGGGAAGGCTGCGCCGATGTGGCCGTCACCAAGATCTGGTGCAAGAGCGAGCAAGGCAAGAACGGCACCAAGATGAAGCTGACCATCAGCTCCCAGGGAATCCGCATGGTGCATGTGGACGGCAAGGCGAAGCGGCCGGGCCATCTGTACCTCCTCCACCGGATCACATACTGCGTGGCGGAGCCCAGCTCCCCCAAAATCTTCGCCTGGATCTACCGGCACGAACTGAAGCACAAGGCGGTCATGCTGAGGTGCCACGCCGTCCTGGTCTCCAAAGCCGAGAAGGCGAAGGCGATGGCTCTGCTCCTCTACCAGACCTCCAGCAACGCCCTGGCCGAGTTCAAGCGGCTGAAGAGGAGGGACGACGCCAGGCACCAGCAGCAGAGGCTGATCGGCGAGCAGACCATCCCCCTGGTGCCGCTCAGGAAGCTGCTGAACGGCCAGTGCAGCTACAAGCCGCCGGTGGAGAGGAGCAGGAGCGCCCCCAAGCTGGGCTCCATCACCGAGGACctggtgggagaggaggaggaggaggagaaagccgAGCTGGAGGGCAGTGTGGAGTatgaggacattctggagggtgcAGAGCCGGCGGACAGGAACCAGCAGCAGGACCTTTCCGAGCTGATCAGCGACCTGGGCGAACTGAGCATCGGTAACGATGTCCAATTGCTCAGGGCTGACCTGAGGGTCACCAGGTTACTGTCCGGGGAAAGTACCAGCAGCGAGTCCTCCCTGGGCAGCGGCGCCAGTGAGCAGGAACCGGGCACCGGGCTGGATGGCAGTGAGGACGGCGACTCGCACGAAATGGGATAA